The following coding sequences lie in one Listeria ivanovii subsp. londoniensis genomic window:
- the ppaX gene encoding pyrophosphatase PpaX — MTGKITTLLFDLDGTLINTNELIIKTFQATFQEFLPDRVFTREDILPFIGPSLMDTFREMNPAHAEEMRVFYREYNLKHHDDLILEYDGVYEAIRALYEEDYKLGIVSTKMYDTIMRGLKVTGLDKFFQVVIGLDQVSNAKPDPEGIEMALSLLNASKEEAIMIGDNYHDIEAGKNAETLTAGVAWAIKGPEHLAQFQPDFMLTKMSDLLAIVRDEE; from the coding sequence ATGACTGGGAAAATTACTACATTGTTGTTTGACTTAGATGGCACGCTGATAAACACAAATGAGTTGATTATTAAAACTTTTCAAGCGACGTTTCAAGAATTTTTACCTGACCGTGTTTTTACAAGAGAGGATATTTTGCCATTTATTGGTCCCTCCCTTATGGACACTTTTCGGGAAATGAATCCAGCACATGCAGAAGAAATGCGTGTTTTTTATCGCGAGTATAATTTGAAGCATCATGATGATTTGATTTTGGAATATGATGGGGTTTATGAAGCGATTCGAGCTTTGTATGAAGAAGATTATAAGCTAGGTATTGTTTCCACAAAAATGTACGATACAATTATGCGTGGCCTAAAAGTGACAGGGCTAGATAAGTTTTTCCAAGTAGTGATTGGATTAGATCAAGTGTCGAATGCGAAACCTGATCCTGAGGGAATTGAAATGGCTCTTTCTTTACTAAACGCATCCAAAGAAGAAGCGATTATGATTGGTGATAATTATCATGATATTGAAGCTGGCAAAAATGCAGAAACATTAACTGCTGGTGTAGCTTGGGCAATCAAAGGACCAGAACACTTAGCACAGTTTCAACCGGATTTCATGCTAACA
- the lgt gene encoding prolipoprotein diacylglyceryl transferase: MNNGVQPLDPVAIQLGNISVKWYGVIIASAVVIALLLALSEANKRKMDKEIIVDLLIWAIPISIISARIYYVIFEWDFYKNNLSEIVKIWHGGIAIYGALIGAVLTAVIFSRIKKISFWQLADVVAPSLIIAQAIGRWGNFMNQEAHGAETTRTFLENLHLPEFIINQMYIDGAYYQPTFLYESLWNVIGFIILLVIRRTKIRRGELFLSYVIWYSFGRFFIEGMRTDSLMWGDFRVSQVLSVLLIILSIGIIVYRRLKMNPPYYMEDKYGKVAKKK; encoded by the coding sequence AATATTTCTGTTAAATGGTATGGAGTAATTATTGCTTCTGCCGTGGTGATTGCGCTACTTCTGGCGCTTAGTGAAGCAAATAAGCGTAAAATGGATAAAGAAATCATTGTTGATTTACTTATTTGGGCGATACCGATTTCGATTATTAGTGCTCGGATTTACTATGTTATTTTTGAATGGGATTTTTATAAGAATAACTTAAGTGAAATTGTGAAGATTTGGCACGGAGGCATTGCCATATATGGAGCTTTAATTGGTGCGGTACTGACAGCAGTTATTTTTTCACGCATAAAGAAAATTTCGTTTTGGCAGTTAGCAGATGTGGTTGCCCCAAGTTTAATTATTGCACAAGCGATTGGGCGTTGGGGAAACTTTATGAACCAAGAAGCTCACGGAGCGGAAACAACTAGGACTTTTCTGGAGAATTTACATTTACCAGAATTTATTATCAACCAGATGTACATAGATGGAGCTTATTACCAACCAACGTTTTTATATGAAAGTTTATGGAACGTGATTGGGTTTATTATATTGCTAGTGATTCGCCGTACGAAAATACGTCGAGGGGAGCTTTTCCTTAGCTACGTGATTTGGTATTCGTTTGGAAGATTCTTTATTGAAGGAATGAGGACAGATAGCTTGATGTGGGGCGATTTCCGTGTTTCGCAAGTCTTGTCTGTGTTGTTGATTATTCTATCGATTGGAATAATTGTATATCGTCGTCTAAAAATGAATCCACCATATTATATGGAAGATAAGTACGGAAAAGTAGCAAAGAAAAAATAA